Proteins co-encoded in one Sporosarcina sp. FSL K6-1522 genomic window:
- the pepF gene encoding oligoendopeptidase F, giving the protein MVKSLPKRSDVKVEETWNLQDLFATEEDYHAAIVALEASVDAFAEKFNGKITDATSVTDALKGYEAIYEQIVPIGTYTSLSSSTDQTDDAAQMRASKYGSTAAKINSKLSFVDSELAELPVETLKEAMQQCADFKNYLEKLIRQKKHQLHPEVEKTLAAFSSTFNGPYGLYNTTKMVDMAFDDFEADGQSYPLSYVSFEGDWESEADTTKRRAAFKAFSATLKDYQHTTAKTYDMHLQIEKTTADVRGYDTIFDYLLFNQEVDKSMYDRQIDLITKELAPHMRKYAKLLQKIHGLDKMTFADLKIPLDPTYEPTITIEESKQYIDNALAIMGDDYLNMVNRSYEERWIDFAQNKGKSTGAFCSSPYGNHPYILISWTGSMEDVFVLAHELGHAGHFYNANREQNIFNARPSLYFIEAPSTMNEMLVANHLLKNSDDPKFKRWVISSIVARTYYHNFVTHLLEAAYQRKVYERIDAGGSVNATILNDLKRSVLEEFWGEDVDISEGAELTWMRQPHYYMGLYPYTYSAGLTISTQVSKRILAEGQSAVDDWLEVLQTGGTKSPADLAKMAGVDITTDQPLRDTIAYIGELIDQLVVLTEEIEAGE; this is encoded by the coding sequence TTGGTCAAAAGTTTACCAAAACGGTCAGATGTAAAAGTAGAAGAAACGTGGAATTTACAAGATCTTTTTGCAACAGAGGAAGACTATCATGCAGCAATTGTTGCACTTGAGGCGTCCGTTGATGCATTTGCAGAAAAATTCAACGGAAAAATAACCGATGCTACCTCGGTCACTGATGCATTAAAAGGCTATGAAGCCATCTACGAGCAAATCGTTCCCATCGGTACCTATACAAGCTTATCTTCTAGTACAGACCAAACGGATGACGCAGCACAAATGCGTGCTAGCAAATACGGCTCAACCGCCGCCAAAATCAATAGCAAACTGTCCTTCGTCGACAGCGAACTTGCCGAGTTACCAGTTGAAACGTTAAAAGAAGCGATGCAACAATGCGCTGACTTTAAAAATTACTTAGAGAAATTAATTCGTCAAAAAAAGCATCAATTACATCCTGAAGTCGAGAAAACGCTAGCGGCATTTTCTTCAACATTCAACGGGCCTTACGGTTTATACAACACAACCAAAATGGTCGATATGGCATTCGATGATTTTGAAGCAGATGGCCAATCGTATCCACTCAGCTATGTTTCCTTCGAAGGCGATTGGGAGTCAGAAGCGGATACGACTAAACGTCGCGCCGCATTTAAAGCTTTCTCTGCAACATTAAAAGATTATCAGCATACAACGGCAAAAACGTATGATATGCACTTGCAAATTGAAAAAACAACCGCTGATGTACGTGGCTACGATACGATTTTCGACTACTTATTGTTCAACCAAGAAGTCGATAAATCCATGTATGACCGCCAAATCGATTTGATCACCAAAGAACTAGCACCACATATGCGCAAGTATGCCAAGCTGCTTCAAAAAATCCATGGGCTCGATAAAATGACCTTTGCTGACTTGAAAATTCCGCTTGATCCAACATATGAGCCTACCATTACAATCGAAGAATCCAAGCAGTATATCGACAATGCACTGGCGATTATGGGTGACGATTATTTAAACATGGTCAACCGCTCTTATGAAGAACGATGGATTGACTTCGCGCAAAACAAAGGGAAATCAACAGGTGCCTTCTGTTCAAGCCCTTATGGCAATCATCCCTATATCCTTATTTCATGGACAGGTAGCATGGAAGATGTTTTCGTCCTTGCACATGAGCTAGGACATGCAGGTCATTTCTACAATGCCAACCGTGAGCAAAATATCTTCAATGCGCGACCGTCCCTTTACTTCATCGAAGCACCGTCAACGATGAATGAAATGCTCGTCGCCAATCACTTGCTGAAAAACTCAGATGATCCGAAATTCAAACGTTGGGTCATTTCGTCCATCGTTGCACGTACCTACTACCACAACTTCGTCACGCATTTACTAGAAGCTGCTTATCAGCGCAAAGTCTATGAGCGTATCGATGCTGGCGGAAGCGTCAATGCGACTATCTTGAATGACTTGAAACGTAGCGTACTGGAAGAATTCTGGGGAGAAGACGTTGATATTTCAGAGGGTGCTGAACTAACATGGATGCGCCAGCCACACTATTACATGGGCCTGTATCCATACACATACAGTGCGGGACTGACGATTTCCACACAAGTATCCAAACGCATCCTAGCAGAAGGACAATCAGCTGTCGATGACTGGCTTGAAGTCTTACAAACAGGCGGTACAAAATCACCCGCCGACCTCGCCAAAATGGCAGGTGTCGACATTACAACCGACCAACCGCTACGCGATACCATCGCCTATATCGGCGAGTTGATTGATCAACTTGTAGTACTGACTGAGGAAATCGAAGCAGGCGAATAA
- a CDS encoding DUF4181 domain-containing protein yields MKGLLIVSIILIPLLFVGERLLRKKITITSENNKSKRVKVVEGSVIFLLLVGLIIGMGLESESLKMFYWYISFYYASSLFRVFMEWQFNRAANRWFSELYSIFVLTLMFLTVYWSGILP; encoded by the coding sequence GTGAAGGGACTTCTGATAGTTAGTATCATTCTTATTCCTCTGTTGTTTGTTGGTGAGCGTTTATTAAGAAAAAAGATTACGATTACTTCGGAAAACAACAAAAGTAAACGCGTAAAGGTTGTTGAAGGGAGTGTTATTTTTCTCTTACTTGTTGGTTTAATAATCGGAATGGGACTGGAATCCGAGTCATTGAAGATGTTCTACTGGTACATCTCTTTCTATTACGCATCCTCGTTGTTTAGAGTATTTATGGAATGGCAATTTAATAGAGCTGCAAATCGGTGGTTCTCGGAATTGTATTCGATTTTTGTATTGACACTTATGTTTCTAACGGTCTATTGGTCTGGTATTTTACCTTGA